The proteins below are encoded in one region of Clostridium fermenticellae:
- a CDS encoding DUF523 domain-containing protein — translation MVLVSACLCGINCKYNGKNNLDTEVMRTLDKEKIIPICPEQLGGLTTPRQPHEIKNGTGKDVLKGMARLISINGDNSTDKFIRGAFETYNICKNFNVSFAVLKSKSPSCGCGKIYDGTFSNTLIDGNGVTAQLLIDNNIKIINECDYRLRFNTDKL, via the coding sequence ATGGTACTTGTAAGTGCATGTCTTTGTGGAATTAACTGTAAATATAATGGAAAAAATAATCTTGATACTGAAGTTATGAGGACTTTAGATAAAGAAAAGATAATCCCCATATGTCCGGAGCAGCTTGGTGGACTTACAACACCAAGACAACCTCACGAGATTAAGAATGGTACGGGAAAAGATGTTTTAAAGGGGATGGCTAGGTTAATTAGTATAAATGGAGATAATTCTACTGATAAATTTATAAGAGGTGCATTTGAAACCTATAACATATGTAAGAATTTTAATGTATCATTTGCTGTGCTTAAATCTAAAAGTCCTTCCTGTGGATGTGGAAAAATTTATGATGGAACATTTTCAAATACATTAATAGATGGAAATGGAGTGACAGCGCAGCTTTTAATCGATAATAATATAAAAATTATAAATGAATGTGATTATAGGTTGAGATTTAATACAGATAAACTATAA
- a CDS encoding alpha-hydroxy-acid oxidizing protein: MDYKEVLKNARENLNGSCRVCRVCDGKACAGEVPGMGGKGTGEAFSENVEALDSYKLNMRVIHDAKDPDTSVELFGRKMDVPVFAAPVSGTTLNMGGKFSEEEYISWVIGGCLDAGVYPMVGDTAVESFLITNLEQLKKFGGDGIAIIKPWENENVIKKIKLAEESGAYAVGMDIDACGLITLSLHGKSVMPKTVDQIKEIVESTKLPFILKGIMTADEAELAVKAGVSAIVVSNHGGRVLDQTPGVADVLPEIAETVKGKVTILADGGIRTGVDVLKIIALGADGVLIGRPFVAASFGGQREGVKTYIDNIKSDLKSAMVLTGCKNIKEITGRVLY; encoded by the coding sequence ATGGATTATAAAGAGGTTTTAAAGAATGCACGCGAAAATTTAAATGGAAGCTGCAGGGTGTGTCGTGTATGTGATGGAAAAGCATGTGCAGGAGAAGTGCCTGGAATGGGTGGAAAAGGAACAGGAGAAGCATTCTCAGAAAATGTTGAAGCTCTTGATTCCTATAAATTAAATATGAGAGTTATACATGATGCTAAAGATCCGGATACATCAGTAGAACTATTTGGAAGAAAAATGGATGTACCTGTATTTGCTGCTCCAGTATCAGGAACAACCTTAAATATGGGTGGAAAGTTCTCAGAAGAAGAGTACATATCATGGGTAATAGGTGGATGCCTTGATGCAGGAGTATATCCTATGGTTGGTGATACTGCCGTTGAATCTTTTCTTATTACTAACCTTGAACAACTTAAAAAATTTGGTGGAGATGGCATAGCTATTATAAAACCATGGGAAAATGAAAATGTAATAAAAAAGATAAAGCTTGCAGAAGAATCTGGTGCATATGCTGTTGGAATGGATATAGATGCATGCGGACTTATAACACTGTCACTTCATGGAAAATCTGTTATGCCTAAAACAGTAGATCAGATAAAAGAAATAGTAGAGAGTACAAAACTTCCATTTATATTAAAGGGCATAATGACTGCTGACGAAGCAGAACTTGCTGTAAAAGCAGGTGTAAGTGCTATAGTTGTTTCAAATCATGGAGGAAGAGTACTTGACCAAACTCCTGGCGTTGCCGATGTTTTACCTGAAATTGCGGAAACTGTAAAAGGTAAGGTTACAATACTTGCAGATGGAGGAATTAGAACAGGTGTTGATGTTCTCAAAATTATAGCATTGGGTGCTGATGGAGTATTAATAGGCAGACCTTTTGTAGCAGCATCTTTTGGAGGACAAAGGGAAGGTGTAAAAACTTATATAGATAATATAAAAAGCGATCTGAAATCTGCAATGGTTTTGACTGGATGTAAAAATATAAAAGAAATTACAGGAAGAGTCCTATATTAA
- a CDS encoding endonuclease MutS2 yields the protein MNEKALKVLEFNKIKEILKRYTNTQAAKDLIDDLKPYDNSYEVKEHIEETSEAFKLLVTKGSAPFDGIYDIRDGIKMAEKGSSLIPIQLLRIANMLRCARRFKEYVKHKEGEESFRVIEDICEGIVPLKNIEDEIFNAIESEEEISDSASQTLYSIRKSLKDKNSSVRDKVNSLVRMYSEYLQDNLYTIRGDRYVLPVKSEYKNMVSGLVHDQSSTGSTLYIEPMNLVNLNNEIKELMLKEKSEINRILAMLSSHIYDNIIAVRNNSRIVWELDFIFAKAKFASEFNCTAPNVNDDGFIDIIQAKHPLIDRKVIVPLDICVGKNFTSLIITGPNTGGKTVTLKTVGLLHIMGLSGLMIPAKENSTISFFKEVFADIGDEQSIEQNLSTFSSHMKNIVNIINEADKSSLVLFDELGAGTDPTEGAALAISILENLKNRNSKIIATTHYSELKAYALRTESVENASVEFDVETLRPTYRLLIGIPGKSNAFEISKRLGLPNYIIDMAKETITNESLEFEDLIQNLQNKSIKAENDARESEILKMEAAKIKDKYEQRLTAFDHSKEKAFIEAQRKAKNIVREAKEEADKILKDMRELERMGYTSDARQKLEENRKKLSNRLDRLEEKAKIVRKDDGERLEDVQEGDEVFAVSLNQNVVVLSRPDHKKMVQVQAGIMKIDLNLNDLRVVKSKKNSENTQKRSQKKVKLNLKTVASSIDLRGMDSIEATYNTDKYLDEAYLAGYEKVTIIHGKGTGVLRNAIMEMLKSHSHVKNYRLGEYGEGGTGVTIVELKNH from the coding sequence CATATTGAGGAAACTTCAGAGGCCTTCAAATTGCTTGTTACAAAAGGAAGTGCACCTTTTGACGGTATATATGATATAAGAGACGGTATAAAAATGGCCGAGAAAGGATCTTCGCTCATTCCAATTCAGCTTTTGAGGATCGCTAATATGTTAAGGTGCGCAAGAAGGTTTAAGGAATATGTTAAGCACAAAGAAGGGGAAGAGTCATTTAGAGTGATAGAGGATATATGTGAGGGGATTGTTCCTCTTAAAAACATAGAGGATGAGATATTCAATGCTATAGAAAGTGAAGAGGAAATTTCAGATAGTGCAAGTCAGACTCTTTATTCTATAAGAAAATCACTAAAAGATAAAAACTCATCTGTAAGAGATAAGGTGAATTCACTTGTGAGGATGTATTCTGAGTATCTTCAAGATAATCTTTATACAATTAGAGGCGACAGATATGTACTTCCGGTAAAGTCTGAATATAAGAATATGGTGTCCGGACTTGTGCATGACCAGAGTTCAACCGGATCTACTCTTTATATAGAACCTATGAATTTAGTCAATTTAAATAATGAAATAAAGGAACTTATGTTAAAAGAAAAATCCGAGATTAATAGAATACTTGCAATGCTTTCGTCTCACATATATGACAATATAATTGCTGTACGGAATAATTCTAGAATTGTATGGGAACTTGATTTTATATTTGCTAAGGCCAAGTTTGCGAGTGAGTTTAATTGCACAGCACCTAATGTTAATGATGATGGATTTATAGATATAATACAGGCAAAGCATCCTCTGATAGATAGAAAAGTAATTGTTCCACTTGATATATGTGTTGGCAAAAATTTTACTTCACTAATAATAACAGGACCGAATACAGGAGGTAAAACTGTAACATTAAAGACAGTTGGGTTACTTCATATAATGGGATTAAGCGGACTTATGATACCAGCCAAAGAAAATTCAACCATAAGCTTTTTTAAGGAAGTTTTTGCTGATATTGGAGATGAACAGAGTATAGAACAAAACTTGTCTACTTTTTCATCCCATATGAAAAATATAGTAAATATAATTAATGAAGCGGATAAAAGTTCATTAGTATTATTTGATGAACTTGGTGCAGGTACAGATCCAACAGAAGGTGCGGCACTTGCTATATCAATTCTAGAAAATTTGAAGAATAGAAATTCAAAAATAATTGCAACTACCCATTACAGTGAATTAAAAGCATATGCATTAAGAACAGAGTCAGTTGAAAATGCATCAGTTGAATTTGATGTTGAGACTTTAAGACCAACATATAGGCTTTTGATTGGAATTCCTGGAAAATCCAATGCATTTGAAATATCTAAAAGACTTGGACTCCCAAATTATATAATAGATATGGCTAAAGAAACGATAACGAATGAAAGTCTTGAGTTTGAAGATTTGATACAAAATCTTCAAAACAAGAGTATAAAAGCCGAAAATGATGCTAGAGAATCTGAAATTTTAAAAATGGAAGCAGCTAAGATAAAGGATAAATATGAACAAAGGCTTACAGCATTTGACCACAGCAAAGAAAAGGCATTTATAGAAGCACAGAGAAAGGCTAAAAATATTGTGAGGGAAGCAAAAGAAGAGGCTGACAAAATTTTAAAGGATATGAGAGAGCTTGAAAGAATGGGATATACGTCTGATGCAAGACAAAAGCTTGAGGAAAATAGAAAGAAATTATCAAACAGACTTGACAGACTTGAAGAAAAAGCAAAAATAGTAAGAAAAGATGATGGTGAACGTTTAGAGGATGTACAAGAGGGTGATGAAGTATTTGCGGTGTCTTTAAATCAGAATGTAGTGGTACTTTCTAGGCCTGATCATAAAAAAATGGTTCAAGTTCAAGCAGGAATTATGAAAATAGACTTGAATTTAAATGACTTAAGGGTGGTTAAGTCAAAGAAAAACAGTGAAAATACACAAAAAAGGTCTCAAAAAAAGGTTAAACTTAATCTTAAGACAGTTGCTTCATCTATAGACTTAAGGGGAATGGATTCTATTGAGGCTACATATAATACTGATAAATATCTTGATGAAGCATATCTTGCAGGGTATGAAAAAGTTACTATAATTCATGGAAAAGGAACTGGGGTTTTAAGAAATGCAATAATGGAAATGTTAAAATCTCATTCACACGTTAAAAATTATAGATTAGGAGAGTATGGCGAAGGTGGAACAGGAGTAACTATTGTAGAACTTAAAAATCATTAG
- a CDS encoding aminotransferase class I/II-fold pyridoxal phosphate-dependent enzyme — MYKLDQNQTPLFDALMEYVNRDTIPFHVPGHKKGVGADEQFKNFIGENAFKIDVTVFKLVDSLHHPTGAIKKAQELAADAYGSSAAFFSIHGTSGAIQAMIMSTVKSGEKILVPRNIHKSVTAGIILSGAIPVYMQPAFDKRVGIAHGVTPETVEKALKQNPDAKAVMIINPTYYGVATDIKNIAQITHSYNIPLIVDEAHGPHLGFNDKLPISAMESGADICSQSTHKIIGALTQASLLQVNSKYIDTGRVQQVLNLLQTTSPSYILMASLDCARRQIALHGEELLNKAISLANYARREINNIPGFYCFGNEILHNEGVYALDPTKMTISCRDLGITGYDLDMILANKYHIQMELSDLYNVLAVGSFGDTKQNIDSLLSALKEISKEYYGSRNKKSDFIDIPSIPPQIMIPREAFNSEKISVSLKNSVGMTSGEFLMAYPPGIPILCPGEKITQEIVDYVQILKETGLYVQGTEDPDVEYIKVTK; from the coding sequence GTGTATAAATTAGATCAAAATCAAACTCCTTTATTCGATGCACTTATGGAATATGTTAATAGAGATACAATTCCCTTTCATGTTCCCGGACATAAAAAAGGAGTAGGTGCAGATGAACAATTTAAAAATTTTATTGGTGAAAATGCCTTTAAAATAGATGTTACTGTATTTAAATTAGTAGATAGTCTTCATCATCCTACAGGCGCTATAAAAAAAGCTCAAGAACTGGCTGCAGATGCATATGGTTCAAGTGCAGCATTTTTTTCAATACATGGGACATCTGGTGCAATACAAGCAATGATTATGTCCACAGTTAAATCTGGTGAAAAGATATTAGTACCAAGAAATATTCATAAATCAGTAACTGCTGGGATTATACTAAGTGGTGCAATTCCGGTATATATGCAGCCGGCTTTTGATAAAAGGGTTGGCATAGCACATGGAGTGACACCCGAAACTGTAGAAAAAGCTCTTAAACAAAACCCTGACGCAAAAGCAGTTATGATTATAAATCCAACATATTATGGTGTAGCTACTGATATAAAAAATATTGCACAAATAACTCACAGCTATAATATACCTCTTATTGTAGATGAAGCACATGGTCCACACCTTGGTTTTAATGATAAATTACCAATATCAGCTATGGAATCTGGAGCTGATATTTGCTCACAAAGTACTCATAAAATAATAGGTGCTTTAACTCAAGCGTCATTACTTCAAGTTAATTCAAAATATATAGATACAGGTAGAGTTCAACAGGTTTTAAATTTGCTTCAAACCACATCACCATCCTATATTTTAATGGCATCCTTAGACTGTGCTAGAAGGCAAATAGCTTTACATGGAGAGGAATTACTCAATAAGGCAATAAGCCTTGCGAACTATGCAAGACGCGAAATCAATAACATTCCCGGATTTTATTGTTTTGGTAATGAAATATTACATAATGAAGGTGTGTATGCCCTTGATCCGACAAAAATGACAATAAGCTGTAGAGATTTGGGCATAACAGGATATGATCTAGACATGATACTAGCTAATAAATATCACATTCAAATGGAACTTTCTGATTTATACAATGTTCTCGCTGTTGGATCATTCGGTGATACAAAACAAAACATAGATTCACTTTTATCAGCTTTAAAGGAAATTAGTAAAGAGTATTATGGAAGCAGAAACAAAAAATCTGATTTTATAGATATTCCATCCATTCCTCCTCAGATTATGATACCTAGAGAAGCATTTAATAGTGAAAAAATCTCTGTATCTCTAAAAAATAGTGTTGGAATGACAAGTGGTGAATTCCTTATGGCATATCCACCTGGAATACCTATACTGTGCCCTGGTGAGAAAATAACACAGGAAATAGTAGACTATGTTCAAATACTCAAGGAAACAGGATTATATGTACAGGGTACTGAAGACCCAGATGTAGAATATATTAAAGTTACAAAATAA